In Shinella sp. XGS7, a single genomic region encodes these proteins:
- a CDS encoding efflux transporter outer membrane subunit → MSFLKNRKALLTPLLAALVLAGCANVPVAEPHALPATPAAYKHQALPGAATQAQLEWWKTFADPQLDALTAQALAHNSSLQAATARLAQARALLKNADANRLPQLGAQAGVARQGGEAAAQRGTVYNVGLAASYELDLVGRLSQASRAARLDAQAAESLLAGARLLVQADVAQTYFALRALDAERALVRETVAAYRDTLKLTERRYAAGDIAELDVARVRTEVASTEAQALAQDRRRNELETALAVLVGELPSSLSLAEGAWTEALPRVPAGLPSAMLERRPDIAAAQAGFQAAQQRLGVAQKAWFPTFNLTATAGGASPELSDLFKRSAGLWGVNALMSLPLFDGGRREAGVQSAAAQADEAAARYREQLLLAFKDVEDQLSGLSLLAAQSQVQAQAVASAQRALQLSDSRYRNGLVSQLELLDARRSELANRRQALQVRAAQYQATIALIKALGGGWS, encoded by the coding sequence ATGTCCTTCCTGAAGAACAGAAAAGCGCTGCTCACGCCGCTGCTCGCCGCCCTGGTGCTGGCCGGCTGCGCGAATGTGCCGGTGGCCGAGCCCCATGCCCTGCCGGCCACGCCGGCGGCCTACAAGCACCAGGCCTTGCCCGGCGCCGCCACCCAGGCCCAGCTCGAGTGGTGGAAGACCTTCGCCGACCCGCAGCTGGACGCGCTGACCGCCCAGGCCCTGGCCCACAACAGCAGCCTGCAGGCCGCCACGGCCCGCCTGGCCCAGGCCCGCGCCCTGCTGAAGAACGCCGACGCCAACCGCCTGCCCCAGCTCGGCGCCCAGGCCGGCGTGGCCCGCCAGGGCGGCGAGGCCGCAGCCCAGCGCGGCACGGTCTACAACGTGGGCCTGGCAGCCTCCTACGAGCTGGATCTGGTGGGGCGCCTGTCCCAGGCCAGCCGCGCCGCGCGCCTCGATGCGCAGGCTGCCGAGTCCCTGCTGGCCGGCGCCCGCCTGCTGGTGCAGGCCGATGTGGCCCAGACCTATTTCGCGCTGCGCGCGCTGGACGCCGAACGCGCCCTGGTGCGCGAGACCGTGGCCGCCTACCGCGACACGCTCAAGCTCACCGAGCGGCGTTATGCCGCTGGCGATATCGCCGAGCTGGACGTGGCGCGGGTGCGCACCGAGGTGGCGTCCACCGAGGCCCAGGCCCTGGCCCAGGACCGCCGCCGCAACGAGCTGGAGACCGCGCTGGCGGTGCTGGTGGGCGAGCTGCCCAGCAGCCTGAGCCTGGCCGAAGGCGCCTGGACCGAGGCCCTGCCGCGGGTGCCGGCCGGCCTGCCCAGCGCCATGCTGGAGCGCCGCCCCGATATCGCCGCGGCGCAGGCCGGTTTCCAGGCCGCGCAGCAGCGCCTGGGCGTGGCGCAGAAGGCCTGGTTCCCGACCTTCAACCTGACCGCCACGGCCGGTGGCGCCTCCCCGGAGCTGTCGGACCTGTTCAAGCGTTCGGCCGGCCTGTGGGGCGTCAATGCGCTGATGAGCCTGCCGCTGTTCGATGGCGGCCGGCGCGAGGCCGGCGTGCAGAGCGCCGCGGCCCAGGCCGACGAGGCCGCGGCGCGCTACCGCGAGCAGCTGCTGCTGGCCTTCAAGGATGTGGAAGACCAGCTCTCGGGCCTGAGCCTGCTGGCCGCGCAAAGCCAGGTGCAGGCCCAGGCCGTGGCCTCGGCGCAGCGCGCGCTGCAGCTCTCGGACTCGCGCTACCGCAACGGCCTGGTCAGCCAGCTGGAGCTGCTGGACGCGCGCCGCAGCGAGCTGGCCAATCGCCGCCAGGCCCTGCAGGTGCGCGCCGCGCAGTACCAGGCCACCATCGCCCTGATCAAGGCCCTGGGCGGCGGCTGGAGCTGA
- a CDS encoding VTT domain-containing protein, producing the protein MRTLIELLIQHGVLLVFLVTLAARAGAPLPAAPLLVVAGGLAAEGQLSGSAALLVAVLANIGGDAVWYLAGRRHGQRVMKLLCRISLSPDACVRQSEGLILRWGGQALLAAKFLPGVSVVAAPMAGALGMSWRRFLSYELLAGLVWSGAFLLLGAMLADQIQQALDMLADAGLLALLALGLIFAGLLARRLWQRLRFARRTRGVRRISVAEAAALSPVPLFIDVRAAGARGGDARRIAGALPLGLDELREQAAGLPRDRELVLYCNCPNEASAALGVGQLLEAGLSRVSALVGGLEGWAAAGLPLDPGAPEA; encoded by the coding sequence ATGCGCACCCTGATCGAACTGCTGATCCAGCACGGCGTGCTGCTGGTCTTTCTGGTCACGCTGGCGGCCCGCGCGGGTGCGCCGCTGCCGGCCGCGCCCCTGCTGGTGGTGGCCGGCGGCCTGGCGGCCGAGGGCCAGCTCAGCGGCAGCGCGGCCCTGCTGGTGGCGGTGCTGGCCAATATCGGTGGCGACGCCGTCTGGTATCTGGCCGGGCGGCGCCATGGCCAGCGGGTGATGAAGCTGCTGTGCCGCATCTCGCTCTCGCCGGATGCCTGCGTGCGCCAGAGCGAGGGCCTGATCCTGCGCTGGGGCGGCCAGGCCTTGCTGGCGGCCAAGTTCCTGCCGGGGGTCTCGGTGGTGGCTGCGCCCATGGCGGGCGCCCTGGGCATGAGCTGGCGCCGCTTCCTGAGCTACGAGCTGCTGGCCGGTCTGGTCTGGAGCGGGGCCTTTTTGCTGCTGGGCGCCATGCTGGCCGACCAGATCCAGCAGGCCCTGGACATGCTGGCCGATGCCGGCCTGCTCGCTCTGCTGGCCCTGGGCCTGATCTTCGCGGGCCTGCTCGCCCGGCGCCTGTGGCAGCGCCTGCGCTTTGCGCGCCGCACCCGCGGCGTGCGCCGCATCAGCGTGGCCGAGGCCGCGGCGCTCAGTCCGGTGCCCCTCTTCATCGATGTGCGTGCCGCTGGGGCGCGCGGCGGGGACGCGCGCCGCATCGCGGGTGCCCTGCCCCTGGGCCTGGACGAGCTGCGCGAACAGGCCGCCGGCCTGCCGCGCGACCGCGAGCTGGTGCTCTACTGCAACTGCCCCAACGAGGCCAGCGCCGCCCTGGGCGTGGGCCAGCTGCTGGAGGCGGGGCTGAGCCGGGTCAGCGCCCTGGTGGGCGGCCTCGAGGGCTGGGCCGCCGCCGGCCTGCCCCTGGATCCGGGCGCGCCCGAGGCCTGA
- a CDS encoding alpha/beta hydrolase, which yields MRLLRCLLPLGLALLLGACAQAPRQPESAPAADEPQDPALAAVFGGCRGVQPQPATLAGARSFTYAQASGRELRIHLFEPAAGPAEARPAVLFFFGGGWRAGRVESFQRQARAFVDAGYVALLADYRVKCRDGTTPLASLEDARAAYAWLRAQAPRLGVDRSRIVLAGGSAGGHLALATAQKAVASGEQPAALWLLNPAVDLFGPAPWYLKPAALAISPSLLPVWDLPPTLIQHGEADVVVPITSVQAFCERARSRERVCELQRYAGLGHSFYHRRTPEAALQGRSAYQDTLARAFDFLAAQGLPGAAP from the coding sequence ATGCGCCTGCTCCGCTGTCTGCTTCCCCTTGGCCTCGCCCTGCTGCTGGGTGCCTGCGCGCAGGCGCCGCGACAGCCGGAGTCCGCACCCGCCGCCGACGAGCCGCAGGACCCGGCCCTGGCCGCCGTCTTCGGCGGCTGCCGCGGCGTGCAGCCCCAGCCGGCCACGCTGGCCGGCGCGCGCAGCTTTACCTACGCGCAGGCCTCGGGACGCGAGCTGCGCATCCATCTGTTCGAGCCCGCAGCCGGCCCCGCCGAGGCGCGCCCGGCCGTGCTCTTCTTCTTTGGCGGGGGCTGGCGTGCCGGTCGCGTCGAGTCCTTCCAGCGTCAGGCGCGTGCCTTTGTGGACGCGGGCTATGTGGCCCTGCTGGCCGACTACCGGGTCAAATGCCGCGATGGCACCACGCCCCTGGCCTCGCTGGAGGATGCGCGCGCGGCCTATGCCTGGCTGCGGGCTCAGGCGCCTCGCCTGGGGGTGGATCGCAGCCGCATCGTGCTGGCCGGCGGCTCGGCCGGCGGTCATCTGGCCCTGGCCACGGCGCAGAAGGCCGTGGCCAGCGGCGAGCAGCCCGCGGCCCTGTGGCTGCTGAACCCGGCGGTGGATCTGTTCGGCCCCGCGCCTTGGTATCTGAAGCCTGCCGCGCTGGCCATCTCGCCCAGCCTGCTGCCGGTCTGGGACCTGCCGCCCACCCTGATCCAGCATGGCGAGGCCGATGTGGTGGTGCCCATCACCAGCGTGCAGGCCTTCTGCGAGCGGGCGCGCTCGCGCGAGCGGGTCTGCGAGCTGCAGCGCTATGCCGGCCTGGGCCACAGCTTCTACCACCGGCGCACGCCCGAGGCCGCCTTGCAGGGGCGCTCGGCCTACCAGGACACGCTGGCCCGCGCCTTTGACTTCCTGGCGGCCCAGGGCCTGCCCGGCGCGGCCCCTTGA